One Nomascus leucogenys isolate Asia chromosome 22a, Asia_NLE_v1, whole genome shotgun sequence DNA segment encodes these proteins:
- the SMIM29 gene encoding small integral membrane protein 29 isoform X2 — MSNTTVPNAPQANSDSMVMYVQKKKRVDRLRHHLLPMYSYDPAEELHEAEQELLSDMGDPKVVHGWQSGYQHKRMPLLDVKT; from the exons ATGAGTAACACCACTGTGCCCAATGCCCCCCAGGCCAACAGCGACTCCATG GTAATGTATGTACAGAAGAAAAAGCG GGTGGACCGGCTGCGCCATCACCTACTCCCCATGTACAGCTATGACCCAGCTGAGGAACTGCATGAGGCTGAGCAGGAGCTGCTCTCTGACATGGGAGACCCCAAG GTGGTACATGGCTGGCAGAGTGGCTACCAGCACAAGCGGATGCCGCTGCTGGATGTCAAGACGTGA
- the SMIM29 gene encoding small integral membrane protein 29 isoform X1, which translates to MSNTTVPNAPQANSDSMVGYVLGPFFLITLVGVVVAVVMYVQKKKRVDRLRHHLLPMYSYDPAEELHEAEQELLSDMGDPKVVHGWQSGYQHKRMPLLDVKT; encoded by the exons ATGAGTAACACCACTGTGCCCAATGCCCCCCAGGCCAACAGCGACTCCATGGTGGGCTATGTGTTGGGGCCCTTCTTCCTCATCACCCTGGTCggggtggtggtggctgtg GTAATGTATGTACAGAAGAAAAAGCG GGTGGACCGGCTGCGCCATCACCTACTCCCCATGTACAGCTATGACCCAGCTGAGGAACTGCATGAGGCTGAGCAGGAGCTGCTCTCTGACATGGGAGACCCCAAG GTGGTACATGGCTGGCAGAGTGGCTACCAGCACAAGCGGATGCCGCTGCTGGATGTCAAGACGTGA